Proteins encoded in a region of the Rutidosis leptorrhynchoides isolate AG116_Rl617_1_P2 chromosome 9, CSIRO_AGI_Rlap_v1, whole genome shotgun sequence genome:
- the LOC139868428 gene encoding uncharacterized protein gives MTIATSPNSAAGVSIDNKMNKMINNNDEIEPEMKPDLQPQKLSGTTCHHCRQHKASVMYASCKNHARSKPCPLKYCSICLLNRYGENTEDVMLLNEWSCPRCRGVCNCSICMKKRGQKPTGNVVKMAKAGGFNSVSDLIDAEGAHNLSNYKRSKETTENQEMKQHLEKPKRKRVEVIADTTGFNDKKQKKVKSNGSKEISVTHNNQNASQHLLTGRELVTVAGVDLPKEDAGNALQFLEFCSTFRKILGVKKGQAETVLRDVMNRRSARCGKITSVIRFHVQLLSVILKESESESESEYESELKDKERIDATARVYSDLDSSMKLRLLIYLCDEVLGVEKIRNWMDDQNGKFEKRKEARDKLCAAKDKEKTLKQEPAEMLDCKSMVSADKEWPNAVRTDPIFKDDKGHLYWRLKGCSDKPGILLQDVGTGDDDRVEMVDKWFEYDDEQKDLIETHINVLRSRFKKHCNN, from the exons ATGACAATTGCTACAAGTCCTAATTCCGCTGCTGGCGTATCTATAGACAACAAGATGAACAAAATGATCAATAATAATGATGAGATCGAGCCGGAGATGAAACCGGATTTGCAACCGCAGAAACTGAGTGGAACTACTTGCCATCAT tgcCGGCAACATAAGGCGTCTGTCATGTACGCGAGCTGCAAGAATCACGCAAGGAGTAAGCCATGTCCCCTCAAGTATTGCAGCATATGCCTCTTAAACAG GTATGGGGAAAACACAGAAGATGTGATGTTGTTAAATGAATGGAGCTGTCCTAGGTGTAGAGGTGTTTGTAATTGCAGCATCTGTAT GAAAAAGCGAGGTCAAAAGCCCACTGGTAATGTTGTGAAAATGGCAAAGGCAGGTGGATTTAACTCTGTATCAGACTTGATTGATGCTGAAGGTGCTCACAACTTAAGTAATTACAAGAGATCGAAAGAAACAACTGAG AATCAGGAAATGAAACAACATCTGGAGAAACCAAAGCGAAAAAGAGTTGAAGTTATAGCAGACACCACTGGGTTTAATGACAAAAAACAAAAGAAGGTcaagtcaaatgggtcaaaagaaATTAGTGTTACACATAATAATCAAAATGCAAGCCAGCATTTGCTGACTGGACGTGAGTTGGTGACCGTAGCTGGAGTTGACCTTCCAAAAGAGGACGCTGGTAATGCATTACAATTCTTAGAATTCTGTTCTACCTTCCGAAAG ATTCTAGGTGTGAAAAAAGGGCAGGCAGAAACGGTTCTGAGAGACGTAATGAATAGGCGAAGTGCACGTTGCGGGAAAATTACGTCAGTAATACGGTTTCATGTTCAGTTGCTGTCTGTTATACTTAAGGAATCAGAATCTGAATCTGAATCGGAATATGAATCAGAGTTGAAGGACAAAGAACGTATAGATGCAACAGCTAGGGTATATAGTGATTTAGACTCATCAATGAAACTTAGGCTCTTGATTTATCTATGTGATGAAGTTCTTGGAGTGGA GAAAATAAGAAACTGGATGGATGATCAAAATGGCAAGTTTGAAAAGAGAAAGGAAGCAAGGGATAAACTATGTGCTGCAAAAGATAAG GAGAAAACTTTGAAGCAGGAACCTGCTGAGATGCTTGATTGTAAATCAATGGTCTCTGCAG ATAAAGAATGGCCTAATGCTGTGAGAACTGACCCAATTTTCAAAGACGACAAAGGACATCTATACTGGAGATTGAAAGGCTGTTCTGACAAACCTGGAATTCTTCTTCAAG ATGTAGGAACTGGGGATGATGATAGAGTTGAAATGGTTGACAAATGGTTTGAATATGATGATGAACAGAAGGATTTGATTGAGACGCACATAAATGTCTTAAG GTCAAGGTTTAAGAAACACTGTAATAACTAG